One genomic region from Bactrocera tryoni isolate S06 chromosome 3, CSIRO_BtryS06_freeze2, whole genome shotgun sequence encodes:
- the LOC120771353 gene encoding RWD domain-containing protein 2A → MDADQPTLQLDQLNERELYVQCITKQLEEVDLLSSIYCTPGEMHILDASVISDFNDFLKTPTVVPTNVLKAHLDYIITVSVLHGKSKEKVDIRIELPNLYPLLENAIVTIFSTLLGKAKEQHLKREIEKYINTMDKSECYVFQVVSWLQDELNDLITRDAGEFELKKQVAADENESALECERLWIYSHHIKSKKKRQEIQRVARNMDLSGFSRPGKPGIICVEGLRAHTQEFWRIIKAMHWQHITICKSELWQGKLEQRRRFDGFKEQLFCDDLDNEEGVMNMALFIKYLETHKSGYMKKELFGLE, encoded by the coding sequence atGGACGCCGATCAGCCAACATTACAACTCGACCAATTGAACGAACGCGAGCTATATGTACAATGTATTACGAAGCAACTGGAGGAGGTCGACTTGCTCTCATCGATCTACTGTACGCCCGGCGAAATGCATATACTCGATGCGAGCGTCATCAGCGACTTCAATGATTTTCTCAAGACGCCCACTGTCGTGCCCACCAACGTGTTAAAGGCACATTTGGATTATATAATTACTGTGAGCGTACTGCATGGCAAGTCCAAGGAGAAAGTGGACATACGCATTGAATTACCGAATCTCTATCCGCTGCTGGAGAATGCGATTGTAACGATATTTAGCACGCTTTTGGGCAAAGCTAAAGAACAGCATTTAAAGCGTGAAATTGAAAAGTACATAAACACAATGGATAAGAGTGAATGCTATGTATTTCAGGTGGTATCCTGGTTACAGGATGAACTGAATGACCTAATCACGCGTGATGCTGGCGAATTCGAGTTGAAAAAGCAGGTGGCGGCCGATGAAAATGAGAGCGCATTGGAATGTGAGCGCCTATGGATTTATTCGCATCACATTAAATCGAAGAAAAAGCGACAAGAAATTCAAAGAGTGGCACGCAATATGGACTTGAGTGGATTTTCGCGTCCCGGCAAGCCGGGCATTATATGCGTCGAGGGCTTGCGTGCGCACACCCAGGAGTTTTGGCGCATAATTAAAGCTATGCACTGGCAGCACATCACTATTTGCAAGAGCGAACTGTGGCAGGGTAAATTGGAGCAGCGGCGGCGTTTCGATGGTTTCAAAGAGCAACTCTTCTGCGACGATCTGGATAATGAGGAGGGTGTAATGAATATGGCGCTATTTATAAAGTATTTGGAAACGCACAAATCGGGTTATATGAAGAAAGAGCTCTTCGGTTTGGAGTAG
- the LOC120771348 gene encoding neuropeptide FF receptor 2, which yields MSSEEDANMLNYSQINFPEDRIWTHLPNWEITLKISTFVPVIIFGLYGNFVILQLIVMNRPLRTATNMLVCNMAVADMLTLLICPAMFMINDFYQNYQLGSIGCKMEGFLDVAFLITAVLNLSAVSYDRLTAIVLPTETRLTMWGVRFAIAFTWLGGFLIALPLAIYRTYKVRVWKNFKEMYCKENTQILPKYWYFLITVMVWLPLSVMLICYSAIFFKLDRYEKRVLNREHPLSVSYKRTVAKTLFIVVIVFIALRLPFTILVILRDQYIATNDSSVNVSFRTFWYISQYLMFLNAAVNPLIYGFNNDNFRRAYDQTPLCNCFKRNTNKIQSNKSSCCSGCMCSMFKWFKLICGCFSLRAKKTFSFTGDQQVQNTEVARSARASIVVTAALSKETNVNDVQTTYNRFDNEGYHNNVIDEGFI from the exons atgtcTTCGGAAGAGGATGCAAATATG CTCAACTACAGTCAAATCAATTTTCCCGAAGATCGCATATGGACACATCTTCCCAATTGGGAGATAACGCTTAAGATCTCCACATTTGTGCCGGTTATAATTTTCGGCTTATACGGTAATTTTGTCATACTACAGCTGATCGTAATGAATCGTCCGCTACGAACGGCAACGAATATGCTAGTGTGCAATATGGCGGTAGCCGATATGTTGACACTTTTAATATGTCCTGCTATGTTCATGATCAACGATTTTTATCAGAACTATCAACTGGGTTCGATAGGTTGCAAAATGGAGGGTTTCTTGGATGTGGCTTTTCTTATAACAGCCGTTTTAAATTTATCGGCTGTTAGTTACGATCGGCTAACAGCTATCGTACTGCCGACGGAAACACGCTTAACTATGTGGGGCGTGAGATTTGCGATTGCCTTCACATGGTTGGGTGGATTTTTAATAGCTTTGCCGTTGGCTATATATAGAACGTACAAG GTACGTGTATGGAAGAACTTCAAAGAGATGTATTGCAAAGAGAATACCCAAATATTACCCAAATAttggtattttttaattacggtTATGGTATGGTTGCCGCTGAGCGTAATGCTAATTTGTTATTCAGCGATTTTCTTCAAG CTCGATCGTTACGAGAAGCGTGTGCTTAATCGTGAACATCCACTGAGTGTATCCTATAAGAGAACTGTGGCCAAAACGCTCTTCATTGTGGTGATCGTTTTCATTGCGCTGCGTTTGCCATTCACAATTTTGGTCATTTTACGTGACCAATACATAGCCACAAATGATAGTTCCGTAAATGTTAGTTTTCGCACCTTCTGGTATATATCACAATATCTAATGTTCCTGAATGCTGCTGTGAATCCACTGATCTATGGTTTTAACAATGACAACTTTAGACGCGCTTACGATCAGACACCACTGTGTAACTGCTTTAAACGTAATACCAACAAAATACAGTCCAAT AAATCTTCCTGCTGCAGCGGCTGCATGTGCTCTATGTTCAAATGGTTTAAACTGATCTGTGGCTGTTTCAGTTTAAGAGCGAAAAAAACTTTCTCTTTTACTGGTGATCAACAGGTGCAGAATACGGAGGTGGCACGTAGTGCAAGAGCGTCAATAGTGGTGACGGCAGCGCTGTCGAAAGAGACGAATGTGAACGATGTACAAACAACGTATAATCGTTTCGACAATGAGGGTTACCATAATAACGTTATAGACGAAGGGTTTATATGA